In the genome of Lathyrus oleraceus cultivar Zhongwan6 chromosome 4, CAAS_Psat_ZW6_1.0, whole genome shotgun sequence, the window TTTTCCAACTCTGTATAAAGTTGGGTATTGCTCCAGAGAATTGACTGTCGCCAATTCGACTGCATTAAGCAACAAATAGCAGTAATTATGAACATGGAATATATAAGCATGCAGATATGAAACACTATCATATACACAAACACCGACAGTCACACGTAGTAGGCATTGAAAATAATATGAGAAAACAAAAGTGAGTGAATGTAACCACATGGGTCGGTGTCGTATGAGTGTTATCCACCAACACGTGTCAAATATGTAGACAAGCTTTCAACCTAAAGTGCTGATGCTACATAGCAATGAAATCTAGCATTAATGAAAGTAAAATACTTACAATTGCTTCAATGCAGTGAACTTAGCAAATGTTGCAGGTAACACTCCAGTGAAATTGTTGGAGGAAAGAAGCCTGCAGCAACACCAAAGAATAAATTTAAGGCGACTTAAATGCATCCAATATCAGTCACTGATACTAAAGATCACCAAAACAGTATCTTAAAAAAAACATATGAAAGGCTTACAGTCTTTCAATCTGGTTAAGACTCCCAAGTTCTGGAGGAAGATTTCCTGATAGCTGGTTGAACTCCAATACCCTATCCACCGAAAATAAAGTTTCTCAAAATTTATAATAATTGAAATCGAACAAGTTCTTAAACCAAAAACTTACAAGCTTTTGAGAGTGGCGATGTCTCCAAACTCCTTTGGAATTGGACCAGATGGACGATTTCCATAGAAGGAACTTAACCAAAAGAAAAATTGTAAAATTTGT includes:
- the LOC127137288 gene encoding probable LRR receptor-like serine/threonine-protein kinase At1g53420, with product MFEGLCKCTVSCVLKAQNLSGTLPPDLVRLPFLQEINLTLNYLNGTIPKQWATLSLVNISFYGNRPSGPIPKEFGDIATLKSLVLEFNQLSGNLPPELGSLNQIERLLLSSNNFTGVLPATFAKFTALKQFISTLG